One Pirellulales bacterium DNA segment encodes these proteins:
- a CDS encoding DUF1080 domain-containing protein yields the protein MSPARRLLFPLLSIALSVALVAHIVASEYKSGKKWAEPKVVTPGDNGSPPSDAIVLFDGSDLSKWEDAGGKGEPKWTVNDGVATDRGGDIRTKDSFGDYQLHVEWAEPDKVVGDSQGRGNSGVFLADHYEIQVLDNYNNATYWDGACGGVYKQWPPMVNACRKPGEWQTYDILFEAPRFDDQGKVLKPGYVTVLQNGIVVQNHSEILGSTSWDHPPAYEPHPLRQPIRLQYHGNPVRFRNIWLREMKPAVEG from the coding sequence ATGTCGCCAGCCCGTCGCTTGCTGTTCCCGCTGCTGTCCATCGCCCTGAGCGTCGCTCTGGTCGCCCATATCGTGGCGAGCGAATACAAGAGCGGCAAGAAATGGGCCGAGCCGAAAGTCGTGACTCCCGGCGACAACGGCAGCCCTCCATCGGACGCGATCGTGCTCTTCGACGGCAGCGATCTCTCCAAGTGGGAAGACGCCGGCGGCAAGGGCGAACCGAAATGGACCGTCAACGATGGCGTGGCAACCGATCGTGGCGGCGACATCCGCACGAAAGATTCCTTCGGCGATTATCAATTGCACGTCGAATGGGCCGAACCGGATAAGGTGGTCGGGGATAGCCAAGGACGCGGCAATAGCGGCGTCTTTCTAGCCGATCATTACGAGATTCAAGTGCTCGACAACTATAACAACGCCACTTATTGGGACGGCGCTTGCGGCGGAGTTTACAAGCAATGGCCCCCGATGGTAAACGCCTGCCGCAAGCCCGGCGAGTGGCAGACGTACGACATCCTTTTCGAGGCCCCGCGTTTCGACGACCAGGGCAAGGTGCTCAAGCCGGGTTACGTCACCGTGCTGCAAAACGGCATCGTCGTGCAAAACCATTCCGAGATTCTCGGTTCGACATCCTGGGACCACCCGCCAGCCTACGAGCCGCACCCGCTCCGTCAACCGATTCGCTTGCAGTACCACGGTAATCCGGTCCGATTTCGAAACATCTGGCTCCGCGAGATGAAACCGGCGGTCGAAGGATAG